A window of the Chlamydiales bacterium genome harbors these coding sequences:
- the kdpA gene encoding potassium-transporting ATPase subunit KdpA, with the protein MIVILLFFVLLCGLAPLLGKYIADVFEGKVCFARKIVGPIESLCFRVCRIDVKEEMNWVCYAKSLVIFTVFGFIALFLLQLFQHVLPLNPQHLKGVSWLLAFNTAASFVTNTNWQAYAGETTLSYLTQMLGLTVQNFLSAASGMSVLFALIRGLTRKSCETLGNFWSDLVRSVLYVFLPLSIILALVLISEGTIQSLSSYVEVSTLEGKNQVIPQGPVASQVAIKQLGTNGGGFFNVNSAHPFENPSAFSNFLEVFAIILIPASLVFTYGSLTQSKRHGYLLFAVMLLFFVLGNSISMISSHIYNPVIDIYPIMEGVETRFGIANSTLWINATTATANGSVNTMISSASPFVGGIALFNIMLGELIFGGVGVGLCSMIMFVLLTVFLSGLMVGRTPEYLGKKVEKREMIWVMIAILIPGALILIGSGISFLVPAAISSIKNQGPHGFSEVLYAFVSSAGNNGSAFAGLNVNTSYYNSVLAVVMLLGRLGILIPTLVVSGLLVRKKITPFSVGTFSTSSFLFAILLFSVIIIVGALTFFPALSLGPIVEHLLMVEGRSF; encoded by the coding sequence GTGATTGTTATCTTACTTTTCTTTGTTTTGCTCTGTGGTTTAGCGCCACTTTTGGGAAAATACATCGCAGATGTGTTTGAAGGAAAGGTCTGTTTTGCAAGGAAAATAGTCGGCCCTATTGAATCTCTTTGTTTTCGTGTTTGTAGAATTGATGTTAAAGAAGAGATGAACTGGGTTTGCTATGCCAAGAGTCTTGTGATATTTACTGTTTTTGGCTTTATTGCCCTATTTTTACTTCAGTTGTTTCAACACGTATTGCCTTTAAATCCACAGCATCTGAAGGGCGTTTCTTGGTTACTTGCTTTTAATACTGCTGCAAGCTTTGTTACAAATACTAATTGGCAGGCATATGCAGGAGAGACTACACTTAGTTATTTAACGCAAATGCTAGGCCTTACCGTACAGAATTTTCTAAGTGCTGCAAGCGGAATGAGTGTATTATTTGCTCTCATACGTGGACTTACACGCAAATCCTGTGAAACTTTAGGGAATTTCTGGTCTGATTTGGTAAGAAGCGTATTATACGTTTTTTTACCTCTTTCCATTATTTTGGCACTTGTTTTGATAAGTGAGGGAACAATTCAATCGTTATCCTCTTATGTAGAGGTTTCGACACTGGAGGGAAAAAATCAGGTAATCCCACAAGGTCCTGTTGCATCACAAGTGGCAATTAAACAGCTAGGGACTAATGGAGGCGGTTTTTTTAATGTGAATAGTGCGCATCCCTTTGAAAATCCTTCCGCATTTTCCAATTTTTTGGAAGTCTTTGCAATTATTCTGATACCAGCAAGTCTTGTTTTTACTTATGGCAGCTTAACGCAGTCTAAAAGGCATGGATACCTATTGTTTGCTGTTATGCTTTTATTTTTTGTTCTTGGAAATAGCATTTCAATGATTTCAAGCCACATCTACAATCCTGTAATAGATATATATCCTATTATGGAAGGTGTTGAAACGCGTTTTGGCATCGCTAATAGCACGCTTTGGATCAATGCAACAACTGCTACTGCAAATGGATCTGTCAATACAATGATATCATCAGCCTCTCCTTTTGTGGGTGGCATTGCGCTTTTCAATATCATGCTAGGAGAACTTATTTTTGGAGGTGTTGGAGTAGGCCTTTGTAGTATGATTATGTTTGTATTATTGACAGTATTTTTGTCTGGTTTAATGGTTGGAAGGACGCCTGAGTATTTAGGAAAGAAAGTAGAAAAGCGTGAGATGATCTGGGTTATGATTGCAATATTGATACCAGGAGCTCTTATTTTGATAGGATCGGGAATTTCTTTTCTTGTGCCTGCAGCAATAAGTTCTATTAAAAATCAAGGCCCTCATGGATTTTCAGAGGTATTGTATGCTTTTGTTTCTAGCGCTGGTAATAATGGGAGTGCATTTGCTGGCCTTAATGTAAATACAAGCTATTATAATAGTGTTTTAGCAGTTGTTATGTTGCTTGGAAGACTTGGTATTTTAATACCTACGCTTGTTGTTTCTGGTCTTTTAGTCAGAAAAAAAATTACGCCTTTTTCAGTTGGCACTTTTTCTACAAGCAGCTTTCTTTTTGCAATACTATTATTTTCTGTGATCATAATAGTGGGTGCATTAACATTTTTTCCTGCTCTTTCGCTTGGACCCATTGTAGAGCACTTATTAATGGTTGAGGGGCGCTCATTTTGA
- the kdpB gene encoding potassium-transporting ATPase subunit KdpB, which produces MRKLKKHAQITVMDRGMITTSIKDAFCMLTPRVQIKNPVMFVTYLGAIITTICVVQDVMNKYSLLFDLQIALWLWFTVLFANFSQAIAESRGKAQAAALRKTKTDTLTKVVSDGKTKSVLASQLKCGDIVLCESSEIIPADGDVIEGAAMVDESAITGESAPVIRESGGDRSAVTAGTKVLSDRLLIKVTSDVGNSFLDRMINLIEGAKRQKTPNEIALNIVLFALMLIFFLTTSSLKAFADYSEVIAGQELVSRISLPILVALFVCLIPTTISALLSAVGIAGMNRLVCKNVIAKSGRSVEAAGDVDLLILDKTGTITIGSRMALQFMPLPGVSELECAKYAQAASLADETPEGRSIVVLAKNQFGLRDWDQEGVLSHKKSIFIPFSAKTCMSGVDFLDEKGLVVRRIRKGSVHAIKKYVEDLGGTYSKQIDSMVEAVASHGGTPLLVSDEHKIIGVVHLKDMVKGGIKERFIAMRKMGIRTVMVTGDNPLTAAAIAAEAGVDDFIAEATPEIKLDLIKKEQEGGRLVAMTGDGTNDAPALAQADVAVAMNTGTQASRDAGNMVDLDSNPTKLLDIVEIGKQLLMTRGALTTFSIANDVAKYFAIIPAIFGTLYIVKENQGPLSALNIMFLHTYQSAILSALIFNALIIIILIPLALRGVKYKAQPANVILRKNILIYGLGGIIAPFIGIKLIDLIITFLGIVV; this is translated from the coding sequence TTGAGAAAATTAAAGAAGCATGCTCAAATTACAGTGATGGATAGAGGCATGATCACGACCTCTATAAAAGATGCTTTTTGTATGCTGACACCTCGCGTGCAAATAAAAAATCCAGTAATGTTTGTAACTTATTTGGGAGCTATTATTACAACAATTTGCGTTGTTCAAGATGTGATGAATAAATATTCTTTGTTGTTTGATTTGCAAATCGCATTGTGGTTATGGTTTACGGTTCTTTTTGCAAATTTCTCTCAGGCAATTGCTGAGAGCCGTGGTAAAGCACAAGCTGCAGCCCTTAGAAAAACTAAAACAGATACCTTAACAAAAGTTGTGAGCGATGGAAAAACAAAGAGTGTGCTTGCATCGCAGCTTAAGTGCGGGGATATAGTTCTTTGTGAAAGTTCAGAGATTATACCTGCAGATGGCGATGTTATTGAGGGCGCTGCTATGGTGGATGAATCTGCAATTACGGGTGAATCTGCACCTGTCATCAGAGAGAGCGGTGGAGATAGAAGTGCTGTTACTGCAGGAACTAAAGTATTGAGCGATCGCTTACTTATCAAGGTGACATCAGATGTAGGAAATAGTTTTTTGGATAGGATGATCAATTTAATTGAAGGGGCAAAAAGGCAAAAGACCCCTAATGAGATTGCACTTAACATTGTGCTTTTTGCTTTGATGCTCATTTTTTTTCTTACCACAAGTTCTCTTAAAGCTTTTGCTGATTATAGCGAAGTTATAGCTGGTCAAGAGCTTGTTTCTAGGATTTCACTGCCTATTCTTGTTGCGTTATTTGTATGTTTAATTCCAACGACAATTAGTGCACTTTTGAGTGCTGTGGGTATTGCTGGTATGAATAGGTTGGTTTGTAAAAATGTAATTGCAAAAAGTGGGCGCTCTGTAGAGGCTGCAGGAGATGTGGATTTATTGATATTAGATAAAACAGGCACAATCACAATAGGAAGTCGCATGGCGCTGCAATTTATGCCCCTTCCTGGTGTGAGCGAATTAGAGTGTGCTAAGTATGCGCAAGCAGCATCTCTTGCAGATGAAACCCCAGAGGGCCGCTCGATCGTTGTTTTAGCAAAAAATCAATTTGGTTTGAGAGATTGGGATCAAGAGGGGGTATTGTCTCATAAAAAATCTATATTTATTCCATTCAGTGCCAAGACATGTATGAGCGGTGTCGATTTTCTTGATGAAAAAGGCCTAGTTGTAAGAAGAATAAGGAAGGGCTCTGTTCATGCGATTAAAAAATATGTAGAAGATTTGGGGGGAACTTATTCTAAACAAATAGATTCTATGGTGGAAGCTGTGGCAAGTCATGGGGGAACCCCCCTTCTTGTTTCTGATGAACATAAAATTATTGGCGTAGTTCACCTTAAAGATATGGTGAAAGGTGGTATTAAAGAGCGCTTTATAGCGATGCGCAAAATGGGTATTCGCACGGTGATGGTAACGGGCGATAATCCTCTTACAGCTGCAGCAATAGCAGCAGAGGCGGGTGTTGATGATTTTATTGCAGAAGCAACACCAGAAATAAAGTTGGATTTAATAAAAAAAGAGCAAGAAGGAGGGCGCCTTGTTGCCATGACAGGGGATGGAACTAATGATGCACCAGCACTTGCCCAAGCAGATGTGGCAGTTGCTATGAATACAGGAACACAAGCTTCTAGAGACGCTGGCAACATGGTTGATTTGGATAGTAATCCAACCAAGCTCTTAGATATTGTAGAGATTGGAAAACAGCTTTTGATGACTAGGGGTGCTTTAACAACTTTTAGTATAGCAAATGATGTAGCTAAATACTTTGCGATCATTCCTGCAATTTTTGGAACGCTATATATTGTAAAAGAGAATCAAGGGCCTCTTTCAGCTTTAAATATTATGTTTCTACATACCTATCAAAGCGCTATTTTAAGTGCTCTTATTTTTAATGCTTTAATTATCATTATACTCATTCCGCTTGCTTTGAGGGGGGTAAAGTATAAAGCTCAACCAGCAAATGTTATACTTAGAAAAAACATTTTAATTTATGGCCTTGGAGGCATTATAGCGCCTTTTATTGGTATTAAATTGATTGATCTAATCATTACATTTTTAGGAATTGTTGTATGA
- the kdpC gene encoding potassium-transporting ATPase subunit KdpC, with protein sequence MREVLQALKMFILLSVITGLFYPLFITGVAQLSMKEKANGSLAYIHERIIGSFLIAQKFESDRYFCARPSFVDYNPIPSGASNLGPTSKVLKESVDTRKKAIFKKYAITDESIIPVELLFTSGSGLDPHISLETAFFQVDHIAKARGIKNRDILVNQINQLKIEPRFGFIGEPIVNVLQLNLVLDALSGDK encoded by the coding sequence ATGAGAGAAGTCTTGCAAGCTTTAAAAATGTTTATATTATTATCGGTGATTACTGGTTTATTCTATCCTTTATTCATTACAGGAGTTGCACAATTGAGCATGAAAGAGAAAGCTAATGGTTCTTTAGCCTATATTCATGAGCGTATTATAGGATCTTTTTTGATTGCTCAAAAATTTGAAAGTGATCGTTATTTTTGTGCAAGACCCTCTTTTGTGGATTATAATCCAATACCATCTGGAGCTAGTAACTTGGGGCCTACAAGTAAGGTATTAAAAGAATCTGTAGATACACGTAAGAAGGCTATTTTTAAAAAATATGCCATAACAGATGAAAGCATAATTCCAGTTGAGCTTCTCTTTACTTCTGGAAGTGGATTAGACCCCCATATTTCGTTAGAAACAGCTTTTTTTCAGGTAGATCATATAGCAAAAGCAAGGGGTATAAAAAATCGAGATATACTTGTAAATCAGATTAATCAACTTAAAATAGAGCCAAGATTTGGATTTATTGGAGAGCCTATAGTCAATGTTTTACAGTTGAACCTGGTTTTAGATGCCTTAAGTGGAGATAAATGA